TTTATTTCTGATAAATTAGGTAGCGTGATGATAGAAATAGATTATTGGGCTTTGATTTTTGATATTATTCATATCCTATTTATTACTTGGGTAATAATTGAATTAGCAAGGATAACTATTGCTCGAAACGGTAAAGAGAAAAACAAATTGCATAATTATGTTAGAAATACATTTAGCAGTAATAGTATGTTGGGAAATTTTGATAAAGATACACTATCGAAATCATGTGAAACAATATTCAGACAGTTTTATTTGGCGTGGATGTTTGTTTGGGTTTTATGGTTTTTAATGTATTTTTTCTCTTTTTTTAGTAACCTTTCTGTTGTAACTGGTATTGAAAAGTCAATTAATGCACAGAATTTTGATAGATTTTATGAGGCTACTCATATTTTTCTAAACCTATTAAATAGCATAGCTTTTTTTTATATTTATTTTACCATATCAGCGTCAAGTGTCAAAAGTACTATGATAGATAAGAGTACGAGTTTGTCTAGAAATGGATTAATTTTTATTATTATTTTCTCATTAATAATCATTACTGCAGAAGCTTTTACATGTCATTTACACGCCCCATTGTATTACTATTTTCAATTTGGTATAAAATTATCTGTTGCTATTTTTGCAACTATTGCTCTAGTAGCAGTAATTGGTAAATTGAACAGTTCTTTTCTTAAAATACCTACATTTATAGTTTTCTGTTTGTTTTTTATGCCGCTATTCAAATGGTTTATCCTTTTTTATTTGACAATAGTTTATTTGAACCAATTAGTAATAAAGAATCTCCTTATTCTCATAGTATTGCAACTGGTAATCTTGAAGTCCTTTATAATATATATGTTTACACCTCGTTAATATTATCTTTTTTCGCTCTTTTTGGTAAAGTGGTCTTATTTATCTTTATAAAATGGATGTTGCAGTCTAATAGGTTTTTATTTTTTGTATTACACAAATCAAATAGCTTGCGAGAATCAGATAGATTATTTAAGGAGTTTGCACAGGCAATGGAATGTGAAACGGAAAATGCAACAGAAAGTAATTAGTCACTAAATATTATAGAGTACAATTCGGTAAAAAAATGTTAAAAGTGTTAAAATACTACATTTTCTCGTAAAAAATGATTTCTTTTGCAAAAAAGTAACTGAAAACATTAAATATAGAAATGATTATTACATTTGCTGATACTAAGCGGTGTGAATGCTATAAAAATTTTTTAGAAGAGCCGGAAAACAGATCATATCAAAAAAAGTTCTGCAAGTTTTATCCTATAGAAATAAAATCACAGGCAGTAAGAGTGCATAATAGACTTAAAGAAGTCAACAATATTGGTGAATATAATGCGTTATACAAAAGTAATAATTGCTTTGAAAAAGTAGTCGGTCAAAGCAAAAATGAAAACTTAGCAATAAAAGTTCGGATTAATGACGCTTACAGAAAATTTGTGAATCCGATGTTAATTACTAAAAACGAAGATAATTTAGATACAGATGAATTTATTCTTGTAAAGAATTGCGACAATCAGTTTAATCAAATTAATAAGATACATGTTTTTGATATAAACAAACATGATTATAGCATATTAAGAAAATAATATCATGAGTAAAGTTACTACAAAGCCAGAAGTATTTAATTCAATAGATTTATTCAATACCGTAGGAATGGAGATTGAAGAAATTGTTGATGCTCATAATAGAGATAAAGAAGCATTATTAGATATATTATCTTGGTCAGATTTTGGGTCAATAACTAAAGTTAAAACTAAAGAATTAAAAATATTATCAGATTATCTTGAATTAGGCGAGGTTTTAATAAACTTTTTAACAAGATTTCAAAAAGACTATGCTATACAGGAAAAAAAATCAAAAAAGAGTTTTAAGGATGCTAAATCAAAGTTTCATAAACTTAAAGATATACAAAACTTATTAAACAATGAGTTTAATGAAGGAATAGATCAATTAGATGATATTATTGATTTCTTTGGTGTAGAATCTATAGATGATATATTTAATTTTCAATATAATTCTCCTCACGCCATGTTTAAAGAGCAAGTTAACTCTGAATGTAATTTAATTAATTTACATGGATGGTTAAGGAGAGGCGAATTAGAGTTTAAAAAAAATGAAAATCTTTCAACATACAATAAATATGCTAATGGATTGGATTGAAAGCAATGAATGGGGGAAAGAGGTTCAAAAAATTAAATATTTTAAAAATTTGCCTAATTTGTTTAGTGAGTTTGGAGTTGCACTTGTCTATGTTAAATATTTGCCTAAAACTGTGTATGGTGCAATCAGATGGATCGACGGAAATCCATTAATACAAATATCAGATAGAAATAAAAGTTTAGCAGTATGTTGGGTTACTTTGTTTCATGAAATAGGTCATGCTATTTTACATGAAAATGAAGAAATTTTTGATTTAGATATTGATACTACAAAAACAAACAAGAATAACAAAGAGATAGAAGCAAATAAATTTTCTTATGAATATTTATTTAATGGTGATAAATTAAGAAAAGAGATTTTTGCTAAAATATCTAATAGGGAATGTATTTCTCCTAAAGAATTAAGTGAGAAATATGATGTAGATGAATTATTTGTTGGATATTGGCTTAATAAAATTCGTTATTCTAATTCTAATTATAAATATATTACTATACAATTCTGATTAAAGTATTTATTGTATTTCTAATTCTTCCACTTCAACAAATCCAAAACTTTCCTGTTAGCTTCCCAAATCAATGAAAAATCTTTCTTGATATAAATATCCGTTATTTTCATGATACTTGTACACGCAGTACAAACAATACAAGATAATTCGTCTCAAAATCTAATAAAAAACAAATTCATTATCAGAAAATTTCATATTTGTTGAAAAATGTTGAGTTTTCTGAGTCAATTAAAAAAAGTGATACTTAAACTATCGAATCTCATTATCGAAATTGCGGATTATATTTTTTCATATCCTGAGAAAAAAATTTCAGATAACATTTCAGTATTTTGCAGTAAATTTCAGAAAACCGAACGAACTATTAATAGATACATCAAAAAAGCCAAAGAATACAATACTACACGCCTACAGAAGCAAGAAAAGATAAAAGACGAGGTATTGACTGAGGAGACATTTAAGAGTGATTTTCCCTATAGAATTGTTGTCAAAAGTTAACATTCAAAATTGTTTTTTTCTTAAACCATTAAGAAGAGTGAGGATTTAATAGATTTATTGAACTCCATAAAAGAAAAGGTAAAAAAATCATTAAATCTCTTGCAATATAAATTGCATTATCTTATCTTTGTAATTCCTAAAACATACAAATTATGATTATAATAAAAACATTATAGCCCTTTGTCGGTGCCGGTAGTGGAAACACCCGGAGCGTATGTATGTACGCAGGACACCGTAACAGAGGGTTTTTTATTTAAATTAACTTATCATGGAAAAAGAAATTAAAGGAAAGGTCAAAGAAACGAGCTTTACGACAATTCAAATTGAGTGTTCAAATGCTCATTCTATCCCTCTGTTTAAGGATTATCTCAAAGTTATACAAGAACACTTTGATATTAAAAAAAACGCTAAAAACACGGCTTATGCCTTTATTTTAAGCAAAGGACTATTTAATGACTTCAAGGATTTTTCAAAAGAAGTAAGAAAGGCAAATCTAAACCCAGATGCTTTATGTTTAGATATTCTTGAAACTACTAATCAAAATTAATTTATTATGAGAACAGAAGTAAAAGAAAATTCCCAAAGCAACTATTTTCAAACGGTATTTGAAAAATTCTTATCCGATAACATTGAAAAATATCCTGGTACTAGCTTAAGTTGTTTTGCCACCGAGATGAAGATAAGACGAGATATAGCATTCTCATTAAGTTGGGTACATTTTGACGGCGTTAAATGGATAGAGACTATTAACAGAGCAATAACAAGACTTGTTAATGAAAAGGACAAAGAAGATATTAAACGATTTTCTGAAATGATAAATCTTATTACCAAAATAATTTATTACCACGATAATATTAATAATATGCACGGTGATTATAAATATTTATTTGAACAAGCCGATAAGCAACTTGAATAACTCCGATGAGGTATTTTTATAAAAAAGTCTTATCTTTGTGCTGAAAATCCTCAATAGATGAGGTATTTTTAAATGCACCTTACGCCTTAGAAAATTTACTTTTAAGGCGTTTTTTTATTATTGTCGTGCAATTGTTGTGCAAATTTAAACACACAAAATCCTAATCAATTAATAAACAGTTCTATAATTTTATCTTTCGTAGCCCCACCAGGAATCGAACCTGGATTTAAAGTTTAGGAAACTTCCGTTCTATCCGTTGAACTATGGAGCCTAATTTCGAATTGCAAAAATAATCATTTTCTATAATTCATGAAAATTTAAGCTTTTACTATATTCTAGATTCAATAATAAATAATATTCAAGCTAAAATAATCCTCCGTCATTACGGTTAAAAGGACTTTTTCCGAAATGCGTATAAGCAAACTCCGTAGCTTGTCGCCCTCTAGGTGTACGAATAAGATAACCTTCTTGTATAAGGAAAGGTTCATAAACTTCCTCAATTGTGCCTGCATCTTCCGACACAGCAGTTGCAATAGTTGTAAGTCCAACAGGACCGCCGCCGAACTTTTCAATAATTGTAGATAGGATTTTATTGTCCATTTCATCCAAACCATTAAGATCTACATTAAGAGCCAGCAGCGCTTTTTGAGCTATCTCAATATCAATAAATCCGTCTCCGATAATCTGCGCAAAATCGCGTACTCTTCTAAGTAAAAGATTAGCAATACGCGGAGTTCCTCTACTACGACGGGCAATTTCGTAGGCGGCGTCATTATCAATTGCAATATTCAAAAGATTTGCTGATCTTTTTAAAATTTCAGATAATGTTTTCGAATCATAATAGTTTAATCTTGAAGTTATTCCGAATCTGGATCTAAGCGGGGCTGTAAGTA
Above is a window of Bacteroidales bacterium DNA encoding:
- a CDS encoding ImmA/IrrE family metallo-endopeptidase, producing the protein MDWIESNEWGKEVQKIKYFKNLPNLFSEFGVALVYVKYLPKTVYGAIRWIDGNPLIQISDRNKSLAVCWVTLFHEIGHAILHENEEIFDLDIDTTKTNKNNKEIEANKFSYEYLFNGDKLRKEIFAKISNRECISPKELSEKYDVDELFVGYWLNKIRYSNSNYKYITIQF
- the ruvB gene encoding Holliday junction branch migration DNA helicase RuvB, which encodes MNDNLNPDSNILSQKDQKYEVALRPVDFESFAGQEAILDNLKVFCAAAKQRNEPLDHVLLHGPPGLGKTTLSYIIANELGVNLKATSGPVLEKPGNLAGLLTNLEPHDVLFIDEIHRLSPITEEYLYSAMEDYKIDIMIDTGANSRSIQISLNPFTLVGATTRSGLLTAPLRSRFGITSRLNYYDSKTLSEILKRSANLLNIAIDNDAAYEIARRSRGTPRIANLLLRRVRDFAQIIGDGFIDIEIAQKALLALNVDLNGLDEMDNKILSTIIEKFGGGPVGLTTIATAVSEDAGTIEEVYEPFLIQEGYLIRTPRGRQATEFAYTHFGKSPFNRNDGGLF